The following are encoded in a window of Methanobrevibacter ruminantium M1 genomic DNA:
- a CDS encoding ArsA family ATPase, whose protein sequence is MAFKDIFKFKQGETTFIFVGGKGGVGKTSISSATALWLAKQGKKTLIVSTDPAHSLSDSLETKIGHYPVEICENLYAVEIDPDKAMEEKQRALESQKSMATADQLLGLDFLGEQMDLASASPGADEAAAFEVFLSVMTSNEYDVVVFDTAPTGHTLRLLSFPEVMDSWVGKLMKARSKLGAAASALKNIIPFMDAENDIQSSQELEETKKQINEAKAVLSDPDRTTFKMVVIPEEMSIYESERAIEALNKYDITTDSIIVNQVMPDISDCDFCHSRYMLQQKRLALIDQKFSDQVVAQVPLFKDEVKGKEKLLKLAEILYEGKDNDEVEASVIQL, encoded by the coding sequence ATGGCATTTAAAGACATATTTAAATTTAAACAAGGAGAAACTACCTTTATTTTTGTAGGCGGAAAAGGTGGAGTTGGAAAGACATCAATTTCATCTGCCACTGCTTTATGGCTAGCAAAACAAGGCAAGAAAACATTGATTGTATCAACTGATCCTGCTCATTCATTATCTGACTCACTTGAGACAAAGATAGGCCATTATCCTGTAGAGATCTGTGAAAATCTCTATGCTGTTGAAATTGACCCGGACAAGGCTATGGAAGAAAAGCAAAGGGCTCTTGAAAGCCAGAAATCCATGGCAACTGCAGACCAATTGTTGGGTCTTGATTTTCTAGGTGAACAGATGGATTTGGCTTCTGCATCCCCTGGAGCAGATGAGGCTGCAGCATTTGAAGTATTTTTATCTGTGATGACTTCCAATGAATATGATGTTGTTGTCTTTGATACTGCGCCAACAGGACACACCCTTAGGCTATTGTCCTTCCCTGAAGTCATGGACTCTTGGGTTGGAAAGCTTATGAAGGCAAGATCCAAGTTAGGGGCTGCTGCAAGCGCTCTTAAGAATATCATTCCATTTATGGATGCTGAAAATGATATCCAATCCTCTCAGGAGTTGGAAGAGACTAAAAAGCAGATTAATGAGGCAAAGGCAGTATTGTCTGACCCCGATAGAACTACATTCAAGATGGTTGTAATTCCAGAGGAAATGTCTATTTATGAATCTGAAAGGGCAATTGAGGCATTAAACAAATATGACATTACAACTGACAGCATAATTGTAAATCAGGTCATGCCAGATATTTCAGACTGTGACTTCTGTCATTCAAGGTATATGCTTCAGCAAAAAAGATTGGCTCTCATTGATCAAAAGTTCTCTGACCAGGTCGTAGCTCAAGTTCCTTTATTCAAGGATGAAGTAAAAGGTAAGGAAAAGCTTTTAAAACTAGCTGAAATCTTATATGAAGGAAAAGATAATGATGAAGTTGAAGCAAGTGTGATTCAGTTATAG
- a CDS encoding molybdopterin-dependent oxidoreductase, with protein sequence MLEIKHTICPSCSVGCGLNIVSKDGAVVGTYPYKRHPINEGKNCSNGRGSILQFENKINAPSLVQNGELVESDADSIIAAIKKELDAIDASELAIICSDKNTNEEIDAIKKFAEDFGTDKIGFYGYNFPKFSGEIANYNDINNAKFILAIGDIYGENPLAARRIVLAKDKEAKFFNIDDVEKSITALNADEYIQFSDKATFADAIASVKGELNEEAVIVLNKIADAEDFKLVEDLASETGAKLLPILNGPNSKGAMDKIDPLTKDEIIDLIDGSKVLIVVNDNLLDYLSESDIKGKAFIANISNFEDEFTKFSNVVLPGKAWVEKEGTFTNAEGLTQSFAASADLGEGLSEIEIFEKLA encoded by the coding sequence ATGTTAGAAATCAAACATACAATATGCCCTTCATGTTCTGTAGGATGTGGATTAAACATTGTCTCCAAAGACGGAGCAGTGGTAGGAACCTATCCTTACAAAAGACATCCTATAAATGAAGGAAAAAATTGTTCTAATGGTCGTGGTTCCATTTTGCAATTTGAAAATAAGATCAATGCTCCTTCATTGGTACAGAATGGAGAGCTTGTTGAATCAGATGCTGATTCCATCATTGCAGCAATCAAAAAGGAATTGGATGCAATCGATGCAAGCGAACTCGCAATCATCTGTTCCGACAAGAACACCAATGAGGAAATTGATGCTATTAAAAAATTCGCAGAAGATTTCGGAACCGATAAAATCGGATTTTACGGATATAATTTCCCTAAATTTTCCGGAGAAATAGCAAATTATAATGATATCAATAACGCTAAATTCATTTTAGCAATTGGTGACATCTATGGAGAAAATCCTTTAGCAGCTAGAAGAATTGTTTTAGCTAAAGACAAGGAAGCAAAATTCTTTAACATAGATGACGTTGAAAAATCCATAACTGCTTTAAACGCTGACGAATACATCCAATTTAGTGATAAGGCAACTTTTGCTGACGCTATCGCATCTGTAAAAGGAGAGCTTAACGAAGAAGCTGTAATTGTCTTAAACAAAATTGCAGATGCTGAAGACTTTAAATTAGTTGAAGATTTAGCAAGCGAAACCGGCGCTAAATTACTCCCTATTTTAAACGGTCCAAACAGCAAAGGAGCTATGGATAAAATAGACCCATTAACCAAAGATGAAATTATAGACCTAATTGACGGCTCAAAAGTACTTATTGTCGTAAACGATAACTTATTAGACTATTTATCTGAAAGTGACATTAAAGGAAAAGCATTCATTGCAAATATTTCCAATTTCGAAGACGAATTCACCAAATTTTCCAACGTAGTATTACCTGGAAAAGCTTGGGTGGAAAAAGAAGGAACTTTCACCAATGCTGAAGGCTTGACCCAAAGCTTTGCTGCATCTGCAGACTTAGGTGAAGGATTAAGCGAAATTGAAATATTCGAGAAACTTGCTTAA